Below is a window of Saccharomonospora viridis DSM 43017 DNA.
GGCTACCGAACTCACCTACGGCACGGCCAGGGCGACCGGGTTGCTCGACGCCATCGTGGCGCGCTGTGTCGACCGGAAACTGGACACAGTGGACCCAGTGGTGCGGGATGCCCTGCGCCTCGGCGCTTACCAGTTGCTGCGCACCCGCATCCCCCACCATGCCGCGGTGGCCTCCACTGTGGACTTGGTGCGGGAGGACGCGGGTTCACGGGTCGCGGGTTTCGTCAACGCGGTGCTGCGCCGGGTGTCGGAGAAGGACGAACAGCAATGGCTGGCGGAACTGACGGCCGACAGTTCCGACCCCCTGGCGGACCTCGCGTTGCGGACATCCCATCCCCGGTGGATCGCGCGTGCGTTCGCGGAGGCACTCGGGGACAAAGGCGACGAACTGAGGGCGGCACTGGAAGCCGACGACGCGCGGCCCGCGGTGCATCTTCTGGCCAAACCCGGACAGATCAGTGCCGAGGAGCTGGCCGCCATCACCGGCGGTGACGTGGCACCGTACTCGCCGTACGGGGTGCACCTACCGTCCGGTGGAGGCGATCTCGCTGAGTCCGAGGTCATCGAGGAGGGACTCGCCACGGTTCAGGACGAGGGCAGTCAACTCGTGGCCGTGGCCTCCGTCAACGCGCCGCTCGGTGATGCGGCTGACGGCCGCGACACCCGCTGGCTCGATCTGTGCGCGGGGCCGGGCGGTAAGACGGTGGTGCTGGGCTGTCTCGCGCAGACGATGGGAGCGACCGTGGACGCGGTGGAGGTCGCCGAACATCGGGCCCGGCTGGTGCGTGAGGCCACGGACGGCCTG
It encodes the following:
- a CDS encoding RsmB/NOP family class I SAM-dependent RNA methyltransferase; the encoded protein is MTGDRRGRPRPQRGYRDRRGHRPAPRKQGPRRPPTRDPARRAAFDALRAVTERDAYANLILPELLRQRRITGRDAALATELTYGTARATGLLDAIVARCVDRKLDTVDPVVRDALRLGAYQLLRTRIPHHAAVASTVDLVREDAGSRVAGFVNAVLRRVSEKDEQQWLAELTADSSDPLADLALRTSHPRWIARAFAEALGDKGDELRAALEADDARPAVHLLAKPGQISAEELAAITGGDVAPYSPYGVHLPSGGGDLAESEVIEEGLATVQDEGSQLVAVASVNAPLGDAADGRDTRWLDLCAGPGGKTVVLGCLAQTMGATVDAVEVAEHRARLVREATDGLPVTVHVTDGRAPELDGDYDRVLVDAPCSGLGALRRRPEARWRKQPGDIAELTRLQTELLASAYRLVRPGGVVTYVVCSPHLAETEGVVMASAQRLGAELIDARVAFPGVPHLGDGPTVQLWPHRHGTDAMFCAMLRKPA